Proteins from one Chroococcidiopsis sp. CCMEE 29 genomic window:
- a CDS encoding WYL domain-containing protein, with protein sequence MGRRGQSITLSISNRDKEQLEQIAQEQGMLWGDRPNISRLIEAIARRELRIGRNNDWSETRIRALQQSIQTLTDAGYPDSARIIAELLLERRELSLPLKSEIKRYLETPIAPWRLEIDQYIHRQQPFQLTYRDAADRPWTFTIRHARITPYEQRQYLECWCEQTEGNQDLPELQHNWNLRLERIPEAAISPIEGQWQPSLDRIDVELHLFRGLAFAYQAKPDDIVNEWLADSSLVRRVIRQITSSFWFFREILRYGEDCEIVAPDKVRALFRQKLKSLCRNYDINVSDKHE encoded by the coding sequence ATGGGTCGTCGAGGTCAGTCCATCACACTGTCAATTTCAAATAGAGATAAAGAACAGCTTGAACAAATTGCTCAGGAGCAGGGAATGTTGTGGGGCGATCGCCCAAATATTTCTCGATTGATAGAAGCGATCGCCCGTCGAGAGCTGCGGATTGGTCGCAACAATGATTGGTCAGAAACTCGCATCAGGGCTTTGCAGCAATCTATCCAGACACTCACTGATGCAGGGTATCCTGATTCTGCCCGCATCATTGCCGAACTTTTACTGGAACGACGTGAACTCTCGCTCCCCTTAAAAAGCGAGATTAAACGCTACCTCGAAACTCCAATTGCTCCTTGGCGGCTGGAAATTGACCAGTACATTCATCGTCAACAGCCCTTCCAACTCACCTACCGGGATGCTGCCGATCGCCCTTGGACGTTCACTATTCGTCATGCTCGAATCACCCCATACGAGCAACGGCAATATCTAGAGTGCTGGTGCGAACAAACAGAAGGCAACCAGGATTTGCCAGAATTGCAGCACAACTGGAACTTGCGGTTGGAGCGAATTCCCGAAGCGGCTATTTCACCAATCGAGGGTCAGTGGCAACCCAGTCTCGATCGCATTGATGTGGAACTTCACCTATTTCGAGGCTTAGCTTTTGCCTATCAAGCTAAACCGGATGACATCGTCAATGAGTGGTTAGCGGATAGTTCTCTGGTACGAAGGGTGATAAGGCAAATAACTAGTAGCTTTTGGTTTTTTAGAGAAATCCTACGGTATGGAGAAGACTGCGAAATCGTAGCTCCAGATAAGGTTCGTGCGCTCTTCAGGCAAAAACTAAAGTCCCTTTGCCGCAACTACGACATCAACGTTTCCGATAAACATGAATGA